DNA sequence from the Roseiconus lacunae genome:
ACCGGCATCATGTCGTCTCGCCGGACCGGGCTTACGTTTGGCTAATGGCCCAGACGATGTCCTTGCAGACATGTTTTCGTTCGGAAGTTGGCACCCCGGTGGTGTCCATTTCGCGTTGGTCGATGGAAGCGTGCAATTCTTTAGCCCCTTCACCGACACGAAGGTGCTCGGCTCTTTGGCCAACCGTCGCGACTCGAGAGTGGTCGAATTGACCCAATGAATAGATGTTGTTCCGCCCACTGCATCGGTTTGCTACTCACTTCACTGCTGTTTGGGCTGGTCGGTTGCGGCCAACCGGTTGGCCCGACGTCGGGACGGGTGACGTTCAGCGATGGGGCACCGGTTCGCTCAGGAAGCATCGAATTTCGAAGCACCGTTGATCGCCAGCGATATGCCAGTCGGATAGAAACCGACGGGTCGTTCCATCCGACAAGCCAAGATGGCGAAGTCGGATTACCTCCGGGAACGTATGACGTCGTGGTCGTTCAAATTGTTCTGACCGAAGACTTGGCCAAGGAAGCACACACGCATGGCGGAACAGTACCGAGGCGTTATGCTGATTATTACACCAGCGGATTAACGGTCGAAGTATCCGAACAGACCGAAACGGTTGACATACAAGTGGACGCCGAAGGCGCGACTTAGATGTCACTCCCCCGGGCCAGGTATGTTAGCGTCGGCCAAATGCGACTACTGTTGGCAATTCCCAGAACTTCTGTCGGTACCGTTTTCTGCTAACAACGACAGCTCGCTGACGATCATAAGTTTTAGGCAACGATGTTGTCTTTGTCCCCAGGACAAGGCCCGAGGACAAGCTCATCGATAACTAGGGGGTTTCATTTGGTTGCTCGTCGAGATCGACGTCGACATCGATGCGTCGGTCAATCTCGTCGGCGGCCCTCTTCGTCGCCTCAACCATCTCCGACGTGTCTTGACGGACACTTTCCGAATCAACACGTACGGTTGGATCGCCGTTGGTATCGTCGTATCGTAACCAACCGATTAGAAACAAGGCGGCAACAACTAGTACCGCGACTAATATCCCACGCATCTTTAAACCTCAACTCTCTATAGACTGAACTTCACTTCGGATCTCACTGCGGCAATCAGCGGAAGCGACTATGCCGTTTGCTCGGCGTGCTTGCCTTCGGCGAATTCTTCGATTGCCTTATCGCAGAACGCTGGTAGGTCGTCGGGGCATCGACTGGTCACCAAACCTTCATCACAGACACACTCCTCATCAACCCATTCCGCACCGGCGTTAATCAGGTCGGTCTTCACACTCGGCCAAGAGGTCACTTTCCGACCTCGGACGACATCTGCCTCGACCAACAACCAGGGCCCGTGACAGATCGCGGCGACAGGCTTGTGCTGTTTAAAGAAATCACGCACGAAGTCCACGGCGGACTCGTTTGTCCGCAATGCATCGGGATTAAACACCCCGCCTGGCAACACCAGTCCGTCGTAGTCTTCCGCGGAGACTTGATCGATTGTCTTATCAACGTTGTGCTGGTCTGCTTTCTCGTCATGGTTAACACCTTGAATCTTGCCTGATTCAAGCGATACCAACTCGACGTCTGCTCCGGCGTTCTTGATTGATTTCCAGGGACGCACCAATTCGCTTTGCTCGACGCCGTCGGTGGCCAAAAATGCGATTCGCTTTCCTTTGAGTGAGTTCGACATGAGTGATTTCCTGTGATGTATCTCGGTGATTTGTTCGGCTTGTTGAACGACGTCTGAATGAAAATGCAAACGCCGTGCCCGGATCGAAAACCGATCGCGAACCGTTCAATTGCAGGGATTTGATGGCCACAAAAACTTAAGCGAATCGGTGGGGGCTCAAGGTGGAAGCTTATCGGCCACCACCCCATTCATTACGCCGGGTGCAGACCCCGCCACGGAAGCAAGTGTCCGTAAGTGCCTGTCACAGCGATTGCCGCGAGAAATCGGCACAGGTGGAACATCCTCAATAACCGTCTTTTAAAGACCTGACGAAAGCCCCTCATCGCTCAGCTTCTGAAACCGCCGAAACCGGTTTGTGATGTCTCTGACATAGAGTTTCCGAGCGAGGTTTGCGCCCGAGTGACGCTTTGCGAAATCTGCGCCGAATGACCGGCGGATCATCGCCTTGGTAGAACGTGACGGTTGTTTGCCTCGAAACGCTACATGCCAACGGACTTATCTCTAGAACTGCACCGTGTCATTGAATCCTTCGAAACGTGTCTTTGATTTTTTCCCATTGGAAGATCGAATCCTTCTGAGCGCCGATGGATTCCATCCCGGTGACGGCGTGATTGACGGAGAGGTCGCCTACCTGGACCAAATGATCGAATCCATGAGAGACCAAGAAGGTCTGTCAGGTACTCCACAAACACCGGAAACGAATGGGGAATCGAATGATGAAGCTGATTCGAACGCGTTGACGGCGGAAGGGCAAGCGAACTCTTCGGATGAGTCAACCACGAAGTCGCTTGAAGTCATTGTCATCGATGCGGGCGTCGATGACGCAAATCAACTAATTTCTGATCTACGCGACCGACGTGACGACGAAACCCAATGGGTGATTGTTGAACTTTCGGCGGACCAGGATGGAGTGAACCAGATCAGCCAGGTTCTTGCCGAGCTTTCGGATGTCAACGCGATTCACTTGCTCAGTCATAGCGATGGGGAAGGTTTACAACTCGGCAATACGACCCTGGTCGAGGATTCACTGACAGGATACGCCGGTGCGATCGCTGGGTGGAGCGATGGGCTCGCCGATGGTGCGGACATACTGATCTATGGCTGTGACCTCGCCTCCACCGAACAAGGTCGATTGCTGATCGATTCTCTAGCTGCATTGTGCCAATGTGACGTGGCGGCAAGCGATGATGCAACCGGACACGAATCACTCGGCGGTGACTGGGACCTTGAATACAACGTCGGGTCGATCCAGACGAACGTGTTTCTTTCAGATTCGGCGAAGGCGACATGGCAAGACACGTTGGCGGTCATTACCGTCACAACATTGGCTGACGAAAACGATGGCAACACCACCGACATCACCAGCCTCAATGCGACCCCCGGAGGATCGGGGATCTCGCTTCGCGAAGCCATCATCGCCGCGAACAACACGGCCGGCCCCGATACGATTGTTCTTGGTGACGGAACGTACGCTTTGACGATTACCGGCCAGCATGAATCGTCCGGAGCCACCGGTGACTTGGACATCACCGG
Encoded proteins:
- a CDS encoding peptidase associated/transthyretin-like domain-containing protein; protein product: MNRCCSAHCIGLLLTSLLFGLVGCGQPVGPTSGRVTFSDGAPVRSGSIEFRSTVDRQRYASRIETDGSFHPTSQDGEVGLPPGTYDVVVVQIVLTEDLAKEAHTHGGTVPRRYADYYTSGLTVEVSEQTETVDIQVDAEGAT
- a CDS encoding type 1 glutamine amidotransferase domain-containing protein codes for the protein MSNSLKGKRIAFLATDGVEQSELVRPWKSIKNAGADVELVSLESGKIQGVNHDEKADQHNVDKTIDQVSAEDYDGLVLPGGVFNPDALRTNESAVDFVRDFFKQHKPVAAICHGPWLLVEADVVRGRKVTSWPSVKTDLINAGAEWVDEECVCDEGLVTSRCPDDLPAFCDKAIEEFAEGKHAEQTA